In Alkalimarinus alittae, the DNA window GTGTCGACCCAAGCCTTGTCGCTGATAATTACTGGCTACGCAAATATTAAGTAGATGCGCTTCACCCACAGCAACAGATATTATGCCATGCCCCAATATAATGCCCTCAGACTCTAGCAACCAGACTTCATCATTACCGGTTAAGGAGTCTCTGAAATTCCCATCAGACCAAGGGTGAGAATATGCGTTCCGCTCAATGACCAATACCTGGGTCAAATCTGACTCTAACATCTCACGGAACTTCATTTTATTCTGAAAGGGCTTAGTTGCTGCCATATCGCACGTTTATATAAGGGTTCTCTCAGTAAGTCATTAAGAGAGTATGTAGCCATAACATTAACGCCTCGTTCATCTGACAGGTTAAGCTCAAGCTCTTTTCCTAAATACTCATTCGACGTTAAATGAAGTAATAACTCGGTGACTCTTTCCCCCATCAAGAACCCATTTAAACGATCAGACTTCAGTTGACCATCAAGCCAGCCATGCAATAAACCTAACATCGATTCAACATCATTACCTGGTAAACGTTGATTGCCAAAAAACGGCCATTTAAAGCAGGCTACCGGTGTTGATTCGACATTTTCTCCTAAAGCAGAGGCAATATTTAATAACAATTCTCGCTTTAGTTGATCAGGAAACTCTGAATCAGCGTCTGATAGAAACCAGTTTTTTTCACCCACCCATAACATCAACTCTAATGTTTTTAATTTAGGTTTAGATGATGCTTTGACCAACGCAGACTTTGAACGTTCAGATGTAGAGGGAACTTCAACCCTTTCATTTTTGACCAGATTATCACTGGCAATATTTATTGCCTCTGAAGGATTAACTGATGTGCTTTGAGGGGGAGTGGAAGCAACCAAGCTATCACTTGATTGAACATCATTTTTGGCACTAGGAGTTACAGATAATGCACTGAGTATATCCGCAGCTGATTTGGGTACTGAAACATGTTCCCCCAAACGTCCATCATCTACCGATGACCGGATGTTATCTTCTCGCCCTCTGTCGTCTAGGCTAGCTGGCTTCCCCACATTGGCGCCAAAAGAAAACTCAGAAGACGCAGCAGCAGCTGGGATGACATAACGAGAGTACCATAAGGTCACTCCCATTTGCTTTAAGTAGTGCTGCCGAGTCTGCTCATACATCGCTTTGAGGGTGTTGCTTTTCTGGTTTAGATGAAATTAAATTGAGGGCATTAATATAAGCTTTAGCAGATGCAATAACGATATCAGTATCGGCGCCAATACCATTCACAATACGGCCACCTAACTCTAGCCTAACAGTTACCTCTCCCTGAGAGTCTGTTCCACTAGTAATCGCGTTAACTGAATAAAGCTGTAAGCTTGCGCCAGAATTAGCAACACTCTCAATAGCTTTATAAGTTGCATCAACAGGGCCGCCACCTTCAGATACAGCAGTCAGCTCCTCTCCATTAACCAACAATGTAATCGTTGCTTCTGGAGTAACACCGGTTTCAGAACAAACCGACATGCAGACTAGCTTAAATTGCTCTTCCACATCTATCAGCTTGGTATCACTTACCAGTGCTTGGAGATCCTCATCAAAAATCTCGTGCTTCTTATCAGCTAAATCCTTAAATCTAGAGAATGCAGCATTAAGCTCTGTTTCTGTTTCTAGTTGAATACCTAACTCTTCAAGACGACTCTTAAAAGCGTTTCTACCAGAATGCTTCCCTAAGATAAGACTATTCGTATGCCAACCAACATCCTGAGCTGCCATAATTTCATATGTCTCTCGATGCTTAAGAATGCCATCCTGATGAATCCCCGACTCATGAGCAAAAGCATTGGCGCCCACAATCGCTTTATTTGGCTGCACCGGAAAACCTGTGATAGAAGAAACTAATCTCGATGTCGGCACAATCTGAGTTGCGTCTAAATCAGTTTCTACGGCAAACAGATCCTTGCGGGTTCTGACCGCCATAACAACCTCTTCAAGCGATGCATTTCCTGCGCGCTCGCCTAAGCCATTAATAGTACACTCAACCTGCCTAGCGCCATTCATAACCGCTGCTAGCGAATTTGACACCGCCAATCCTAAATCGTTATGACAATGGACTGAGAATATCGCTTTATCTGAATTAGGAATGCGCTCGATTAACGTTTTAATGGTTTCACCGAACTGACTAGGTATCGCATATCCCACTGTATCTGGAATGTTGATGGTAGTGGCACCTGCATCAATAGCGGACTCAATAATTCGGCATAAGAAATCGATTTCAGAACGCCCTGCATCCTCACAAGAGAACTCCACATCATCGGTATAGCTTCTAGCGCGTTTAACTGCACGAACAGCCTGCTCTACAACCTGATCAGGCTTCATCTGCAACTTATACTTCATGTGTATAGGTGACGTTGCGATAAACGTATGTATTCTCGATGAGTTTGCGTTTTTCAACGCCTCTGCGGCACGGTCAATATCTTTGTCAAGCGCTCGAGACAAGCTACATATTGTCGAATCTTTAATCG includes these proteins:
- the rimI gene encoding ribosomal protein S18-alanine N-acetyltransferase, whose amino-acid sequence is MAATKPFQNKMKFREMLESDLTQVLVIERNAYSHPWSDGNFRDSLTGNDEVWLLESEGIILGHGIISVAVGEAHLLNICVASNYQRQGLGRHIIRYLIGRSQALGADIMFLEVRESNAAAYALYLSEGYEQIGVRKNYYPLGISRENAIVMSRPID
- a CDS encoding 2-isopropylmalate synthase, with translation MSGKDRLVIFDTTLRDGEQSPGASMTKAEKIRIAKSLEKMKVDVIEAGFAIASPGDFDAVKAIAETIKDSTICSLSRALDKDIDRAAEALKNANSSRIHTFIATSPIHMKYKLQMKPDQVVEQAVRAVKRARSYTDDVEFSCEDAGRSEIDFLCRIIESAIDAGATTINIPDTVGYAIPSQFGETIKTLIERIPNSDKAIFSVHCHNDLGLAVSNSLAAVMNGARQVECTINGLGERAGNASLEEVVMAVRTRKDLFAVETDLDATQIVPTSRLVSSITGFPVQPNKAIVGANAFAHESGIHQDGILKHRETYEIMAAQDVGWHTNSLILGKHSGRNAFKSRLEELGIQLETETELNAAFSRFKDLADKKHEIFDEDLQALVSDTKLIDVEEQFKLVCMSVCSETGVTPEATITLLVNGEELTAVSEGGGPVDATYKAIESVANSGASLQLYSVNAITSGTDSQGEVTVRLELGGRIVNGIGADTDIVIASAKAYINALNLISSKPEKQHPQSDV